The genome window TTGGGGATTCAGCAGTCATACGATCACTCGCAATCTCGGCCCTGATGGCAATGAAGGACTGCTTAGTCTGCTTTTCGAGAGCCTGATATCTACTGTCACCACGTTTACCAGCCGCCACACTCAGTTTACTCTGACGAGCAATGGTTAAGGAGTTTACATCCACCGATGCAGTTAACaatgctaatttatcagcaaattCTTTACGCCAGTTAGCACATTGCACCCCTGCATGGTGTTCATCAACAGCAATTACGGGGCCAGCTGGTAGCAGCGGCACCGCTACCTCTTGAGTGCTGAGACTCACGATGCACGGAGGGTCGCCGCTAGGGTCTTGAATGGCGTGTAGGGATCCAGATGTAGGATCTGCAGGCTGCTGGTGTTGCACAGACTCTGCACTGGTATCCCCTACGGATGTAGCAGGAGAGTCGATCCACTGTGCTGGAGTGAAGTCGCTATGATCCAGCTGCGTTGAAGTCCAGGACGTGAGGTCGTCAAGACCAACCAAATCATCGGCGGTCAGCACTGGTAGTGGCGCACACTGGGGATCTCCATGGGCTGTTTgtaatagaaaaaagaaaaaaaaatcggtatcagtCCCATCATAATCATTACActctatagaatatatatatatactttttttttttttttcatttaatttcctaCCGTGTTGTATAGTCCCATCCGGTTGCACTGTGACGGTCTCTGTAGGCGATGCAGACACATGGACCTCCACGGCGCCGATCACCTGGCGTTTGGAATCAGACCATACAGCTCCATGTTGCGCGATTTGCGGGTTTATGACGGCCTGTATAACATAGTTAAAATTCTCCGGAGCTAAAGCACTATGTGCGGCGCCCTTGCGagcctttttataaggaatttGCGGCTGCTCTATGGTCAGCGATGAGCCGGGTATAGCCGCATCTATCCCCGCCGGCCTTTTCAAATGCTTCTTGGATAGTCGGCTCAGTCCGGGGGATCGCTGATTCACTATGGCCGCGATAGGTGCTAAACATGGatcaaaaacaaaatacaaaagtaatcatgggttaggtttggttgttttagatgttaaataaatagataatttaTTTTGGTAATACACCTATAGATATACTAATAGCGGGGCGTATTAACAACTTACCAAAACTACCGCTTGTCAACACATTTGTCTGGTCAGCTAGAATCGTTCGTTGAATGTTGAGCCGAATATCATTCGAACCTGTTACACATGGAGAAAACACAAATTTAATCGTTGTTCTACATGAATATACCAtaacaactaataataataatgatagagcGATTGTATGGAACTAAATATTATACGCTactataaaaacaaacaaacaaacatacttcCACGTGGCCCCAGCTGATGTTTCGCGCTCTCACCGACGGAGCCCGCAAATCACTGCAGGGCCGCGAATCGCTGTGGAGTAATCACTGATTCAGTCAGATATAAACAGCTGATTCACATAGACagtcataatataatcataatacacTCATGTGAATACTTACAGTCAGTCGGCATAGTGACGCAGGACGGctcgatgttttttttttcttccagctGCAACGATGCGTTTACTAACGTTCGGGTCAGAGGTTGTACTCTGCTGATTCATTACCTCCGTATATTTATGCCTGATAAACGCCCATCTGCAAACATTCGCACCTAGGCCCCCAACGTCATAGACTCCTGGCCAATAGGCACTGGTCCCACCCCATTCGCACCTACCCCCTCGCCGTCATAGACTCCTGTCCAATAGGCACTGGACCCACGCCCACGTAGCTACCTATGACATACGCCCACTCGCCCGACCTTATACAGAATCTCatattgataaaataaagttaatCCAAATACACTATATTAGATGAGAAATACTAAACTATCTTAATAGTATCATGATATCACCTAATATATTGTCAATGTGAACCACCGTCCGTATCTTCACTATGATAGTTCTACCATCGGTGGAACCCACTACTTTTTAGCCCtactataaatatatctaaaatatttatatctatatatatacatatatatctatagtatATGTAAGGATGATTACGGCCATGTTATCGCCATCCCCAtcactatatataaatgtatctgccGGTTTCGTAAAATAGTGGGGTAGATTATAAAAGCACATTattacgtcacacacacacacacacacacacacacacacacacacacacacacacacacacacatcaaatcacTCTGCATACAGTATTGGGAGAGACTTCAACCAGTGTGTGTCTTCCAGGGCCAACGACTCTGCCCACCGTAATCACCATAGGGGGTGGTGTGGTCGTCAAGCATATGTGTGGCAATCGATGCATTGCATCTCCTCCAGCCATTAAGGCACCGAATTATACATCCCCTCTGTGTTCAAAGGCCTTGTATGACACTActtacaaaacacatttgttataAGAATTGTATCATATAATGCTACTGCTGTCCACATAATGCTAATAGAATCATAGCCCATGAAACATCtgttgacacactcacacacacacacacacacacacacacacacacacacacacacacacacgcatacacacactcccttcaAAATCAATCTGCCTATAGTGACGAGGGTACATCAAACAGCTCGTGTCGATCCGCCTTTCGACAGTGTCCCATCTCACACGCTCTATGGCCGTGTCTGCAtgcccccccttcctccatcaagggcctcacGACACAATCCGCATAGACGACTGGCTGTCCTTCCAACACCCCTGGGACCACACAACAAGcacccctacagaacacacCCTATGGCATTGCATCCCCCtagtacccacacacccacacacacacgcacacacgcatacactaatCACATCTACATACACACCTCTGTCTATACAGATCCCGCAGCCCAGCGACCCCTACAGGATCACCACTGGCATTACAAGGGTCATCCCAACACAAAGGGTTATGTTTTATGACctgtcataaaacataaacaggaagtgcctctgtgaatagggatcccccctccacccccacccaccccccaaccggaagtgagttctgatAGGAATGGACCCCAAGAGCACATATGATACACTACTTTTATTGAACAACAGTTTTGCACAGCAAAAAACCTTctgctttacacaaaataaaataaataaaatagttatacactgttatacaaaatgaaaggcCAGCCCGTTTACTCTCAACAGTCCCAACATAAATCTCTCCTGTACAAAAGATCAAAAAAATGCAGTGCAAAAACCAACACTGTGCAGTGCACAGTACAGACATTCCTGAGTgtttaagggtgcactcactaggccatctggccgtggccgttttcacacctaaccgtgctcaaatctgccagtgtgagtgtggccagtctggccaggccaggccaatttggccacttgggagaggtgtgctgctacggtacgggccgctacggtacagatgctaatgagccgacacgcgcacacgcacggctacgcaacctgaactggatgacgtatagtccatgcgacgaccacggacataataaaggcgacgagccttctttcccattaaacggtaaacatgtatccaaataagcaacagactcagcaaagtgcgaactgtgttctctgtgttgttgtccattgtccaCGAAAATCGTAGAcagagaaatttgacgtcgacgaatttttgacgtcgatATAGATTGTTATACCACTTTGGATTGAATACATGAATCAGCCATGGGTCTGGTATAAGATGAGGTTTTTATTACGTATTCATCCAAAGTGGTATAGACAACGAATTGGGCTAATAAAAGGTTTGTATCATTGTGTGGAATAAAATTAGCTCGTCAAAATGTATGGTATTGTAATGCTGTAAAGGttgatttgtgttttattttccgcTACAGCTAGTCACAGCTACAGTCGCAAGACTGGTGCTCATACTACGATGTTGGACAGCAGCGTTGAGAGAACCAACTACTGTCCTCCTGACACTGTTggtatgttatttattttgtctcTATTAGTTCATTGTTGTAACTGCCTCTGTGTCAGTCAGCGCGGTATTTCtgagttatttattttggtaggaaccaaagttctCTAAGGCGGAACCTTTGTTTTTGTATCGCCCGTTTCCGTCAGGACATACTTTAGCGTAACACTCATCAAAAAAGTCCGCTGATTTAGTACATGTTTTTCAGTGCTGATGCATCTGCAAAATAGCTCTTAGCATCAAGATAAACAATCCTACAGAGTAATGCCAAGCTACACAACTTTCCTCTTGCAATGCAGCTACTAAGGTATGTTTTGCTgacgttttttgtgtgtgttttctgttcttgtttgtattaaattgtttttatacagctAAGGGCTAACACCGTTAAGGGCTAACACATGTTGGGCTTAGTTAGATTggtctttgtgttttgttgtattaTATGTAACCAAAGTGTATTGTGTATACAGTAGCCTAATTGAAAGTGACGACATTACCAGGACAATGTTGGGATATTACTGTAtggcttgttattattttgactAGTGATTATTGTATTTGCGTATTATGTTTTTTGATTACAGTTTTCACGGTCTGGATGAACCAAATAAATCCTGCCagtaaacaaaaaggaaactcGTTGCTGTCGTTTGTACTGAGGGAATTATAGTGAAAACTTAGCTGCTCACGAAGACAGCACCAAAGAGCAGTGAATAACAACAGTAAGGCAAGTAAGATGTCCCGAAATGGCGAAGAGCACACAATTGCAGATGTACATTTCCCAGACATGGAGTCACACGCACCTGACAAGACAGAGTGTGTGCACGAGCACAGCTCAACCGTGCAGCCACAAGCGACTGAAGGCATCATAGTGGACAACCCCGCTTCCTCAGGAGAGCCACCATTAGGCCAAAGAGTCCGCAGAATGACGGAAAAGGGTCAAGAACAGCATGATGAGCAAGTAATAAAGGTTGCACATCGGTTCAGTGTGTGCTATGAGAAGTGGAAGGATGCCACTAAAGAAGCCAAGCAAGCGCTGAGTGGAAAGTGCTCAGACGACCTGCTAGATGGACAAATTACTAAAGTACGCAATACCTCTAGGAGTCTAAATGACGTTTATGACGATTGGAAACGCCTTGAGGTTCCTGACCTTAACACACGTCGCAAAATCGACACCTGTGAAACAGTAACAAAGAAGATGGTTAAGGATGCAATGGACCTTATAGATGCAAGGGAGGAAGCTACAGCCCATAGGCATACTACAAGTCAAAGACATGAAGAACATCGAGTCATTGAAGAGGTAATGTCTGTAGCCTCAGGAAGGACAGGCACTAGCTCTCGCCACACTAAGTGCTCCTCTGCAAGCAGGAAGAGTGCAGCTGCTGAGGTTGCTGCCAACAAAGCCACCTTAGAAGTACAGCTGGAGCAAGAGCATTATATTAAAGAGCTTCAGAGACTGGAAGTTGAAGCCGCTCAGCTAAAAGCCAAACAAGAGGCTGAAAatgcagagagacaaagagtgcTAGAAGCCAAGCGCAGAGAACTAGATCGATTGGAGACTATTAAGAAGCTAAAGGCTGCTGAGGCACGACAGCAAGTATATGACCAGAGTATACATTCATGTCCGGCAACTAAGGGCGTGTCCATCGTGTCTCTGTGAAGAAAGAAGAAGTCAAGCCTCAAACTAGCCCACTGCGGCACCATTCTACACCACCAGCTGTAGCACAAGCAAGGCaagaaaacaaatatgaagatGGCACAGCAGCTCTCGTCAAAGCGCTCGCAGAAGCCATCAGTGCGAGTCGCATTCCTCTACCTGAACCTACAGTGTTCAGTGGTGACCCACTCCGATTCAACGACTGGAAAGTGTCCTTTCAGACGCTCGTTGACAGGAAGAACATACCAGCTGAAGAGAAGATATATTATCTACGCAAGTATGTGGGTGGATCTGCTAAAAGGGCCATAGAGAGCTACTTTTTACTTGGCACAGAGCCAGCATATTATGCAGCATGGGACATCCTAGAAGAGCGATACGGCAATCCATTCCTCATCGCCAAGGCCTTCAGAGAGAAGATCGACGCGTGGCCCAAGATAAGCTCCAAAGGCAGTATGGAACTTCAAGAACTCGCCGACTTCCTGCGCTGCTGTGAGGCAGCCATGTCTCAGATCAGAGGTCTTGAAATACTTAATGATTGCAACGAGAACCAGAAAATTCTCTCTAAACTCCCAGACTGGGTGACTTCAAGGTGGAATAGGAAAGTcatagaagcagaagaagacacTCACATGTTCCCGAGCTTCAGCCAGTTTGTCAAGTTTCTCACACGTGAAGCTAAAATCGCTTGCAGCCCAATAACATCTCTTCATGCTCTTAAGCCAAGTGAAAGGATTCCAGACAAGTGTGTAAAGAGCGGAGGTCCTGGAGCAAAGGTGTTAGCAACCACCTCAGATGAGAAAGCCGTCGTCACAAGCTGTGTCTTCTGTGAGAAGGCAGGACACAGTCTACAAAGGTGTTACAAGTTTATGCAAGGGACAATCTTGGAGCGAATCAAGTTTGTTCAAGAAAATAAATTGTGTTTTGGCTGTCTCAAATTTGGCCACCGATCTAGAGATtgtagagaaagagacagctgCGACACCTGTGAGAGAAGACACCCAACTTGTCTTCATGACGATCGCACCAAGGAAGAAAGGATGTCTACAAGATCTGACAGAGCAAGGTACAgtgacaaagacaaagaagagtacaaagaaaggaagaatgaaCAGTCACAAGACCAGTCAGAGAGACCATCACGTGAGGCGACGGCACTTAGAGTCATCCAGAATGTTGGAGACACGCATACCTCCACAATAATTCCAGTGTGGGTGTCATCTACAAGTGTACCAAGTCGTGAAGTTCTGGTGTACGCACTCCTTGATACACAAAGTGACACAACCTTTATCCTCGACGAGACAGCGAAGGCTCTCAATGCTAGGAGTGAACCAGTTCAGCTAAACCTCTCCACGTTGGCTTCAAGAAACACAATCGTGTCCTGTCGGAAGCTAGCTGGTCTACAAGTTAGAGGTTTTTATTCAGACAAGATAATCACTCTTCCAGTGACTTACTCAAGAGAGTTTATCCCTGCAAACAGAGACCATATTCCCACACCAGATACGGCGAAAGCATGGCCTCATCTTGAACACATTGCAGATGAGATCGCTCCTCAGCAAAGCTGTGATGTCGGCCTGTTAATTGGCTACAACTGTGCCCAAGCCCTCGTTCCAAGACAAGTGGTGCCTGGTGAGGAACACCAGCCGTTTGCACAAAAGACAGACTTGGGCTGGAGTGTAGTGGGATATGGCAACCCGTGTCTCAACTATGGAGATGCAATTGGAATAAGCCACCAAGTCATGGTGAAGCAAGTGATGCCAGGTCTACCGTCCTCTTCAGACCTCACAAAGGAAGTGCACTATGTCTGTAGGACACAGATCAAAGAAGTTCTCTTACCTGCAGATGTCATCAAGATGCTGGAGTCTGACTTCGTTGAAAGAGAGTCGGAAACCAGCCCCATCTCTCAAGAAGATCTAAGGTTCCTGTCAAAAATGGAAAAGAGCATCAAGTTAAAGAGCGACGGTCATTACGAAATGCCGCTGCCATTCAAGAAAGAAAGACCTAACTTACCTGATAATAAGATCTGTGCTATCCATCGTCTCAGGTGCCTAGAAAGAAGGCTGAGAAGAAACGACCAGTACTACAAAGACTACAAGACCTTCATGGATGAGACCATAAGACGCGGAGATGCAGAAAGGGTCCCGGAGGAAGACATCCACAAAGCTCCTGCTTGGTACATTCCGCATCATGGGGTGTATCATCCACAAAAGCCTGGGAAGATACGTGTTGTCTTCGATTGCTCCGCCAAGTACCAAGGAACGTCCTTGAACGACCACCTCCTGACGGGTCCTGAGTTGACAAACACCTTGGTGGGAGTTCTGTATCGCTTCCGAAGAGGTCCTGTGGCAATCATGTGTGACATCGAACGCATGTTTCACCAGTTCCATGTTAAGGCAGAAGACCAAGATTACCTGCGGTTCCTTTGGTGGGACAATGGAGATCTCGAAAGCCAACCTTCCATCTATCGGATGAAAGTCCACTTGTTTGGTGCAGCATCGTCACCTGGCTGTGCCAACTATGGGCTGAAGCATGTCGCTGCTGAAGGACAAGGAAACTTTAGTGACGTCACCATAAAGTTCATTCAACGGAACTTCTACGTGGATGATGGATTGTCAAGTGTAGCATCCGAAGACCAAGCGATCCAACTGGTGAAAGAAGCAAGAGAACTTTGCAGCACAGGCAAACTCCGGCTGCATAAGTTTATCTCTAACAGCAAGAAGGTCCTAGACGCAATCCCAAAAGAAGAATGTGCTGCAGCTGCCAAAGACAAGGACATGGCACTGGGTGAACTGCACATGGAAAGAGCACTCGGTGTGCAGTGGTGCGTGGATTCTGATGAGTTCCAGTTCAGAGTAATCGTCAAGGAGAATCCACTTACTCGAAGAGGAGTCCTGTCCACAGTCGCTTCAGTCTACGACCCTCTTGGATTTGTGGCACCGTTCATCTTGTTGGGAAAGCAGATCCTGCAGCAGATGTGTCGTGACAAGCTCAGTTGGGATGACACCTTACCTGATGACCTACGACCTCTGTGGGAAAGCTGGCTTCAAGACCTGCGAAATCTAGCCGAGGTGAAGATTCCAAGATGCTACGTTCCATCAAGCTTCAAGGTCCAACACTACGAACTCCACCATTTCGCCGATGCCAGTGAGTCAGGCTATGGAGAGTGCTCGTACCTCAGAGCAGTGAGTACGTCAAGTGAAGTCCACTGTTCCTTTGTAATGGGAAAGTCGAGAGTCGCTCCTACTAAGGTCACAACCATACCAAGACTCGAGCTGTCAGCAGCAGTGGTAGCTGTCCGCACCAGTGACATGCTCAAGAAAGAACTGGAAATAGAATGACTACAAGAAGTCTTCTGGACTGATTCAAGAGTGGTCCTTGGTTACATCAATAATGAAGCCAGAAGATTTCACGTGTTTGTGGCAAATCGTGTGGAACGCATCAAGCAAAGCACAGAGTCTACACAATGGAAGTATGTGGCTTCAGAAGATAATCCAGCAGACTACGCCTCAAGAGGTCTCACAGCAGAGCAACTGGTATCCTCTAACTGGTTCACAGGCCCAGACTTTCTTTGGCAGAAGGAGTTACCAAGTGGAGATGTCAAGGTGGGAGAGATCACATATGACGATCCTGAGCTTAAGAAGGTCCATGTTCTCGACACCCAGGCGAAAGAAGTCAAGTCGCTGCTAGATCGCCTACACAAGTTTTCAGACTGGTCCAAAATGGTGAAAGCTATCGCCAGACTCCAGCGCCATGTGAAAGAAATTAAAGGGCTTCAGCCAAAGTCCTGTGAAGCCTGCAGtttggaggaaaggagagaagcgGAGTTGACAATAATCAAGATGGTTCAAGAAGCAACCTTCTCACAAGATATACAGTTACTCCAAAGTGACAAGGAGACGCCAGTCAAGGGCAAAGCCAATAAGTTGCACCGGTTAAGTCCATTCCTGGATGACCAAGGTGTCCTCAGAGTTGGAGGCCGCTTAACTTATGCTGCCCTACATCCACAGGTGAAGCATCCAGCGGTCCTTCCAAAGGACAGTCATGTGTCAAATTTACTTGTCAAGCACTATCATGAAAGAGTGTACCATCAAGGACGAGGAATGACCATGAATGCGCTCCGATCTAATGGCATATGGATACTGGGCTGCAGCAAGGCTGTATCATCCCATATCTACAAGTGCACTAAGTGCAGGAAGTTCAGAAGATGCACTGAACAGCAGAAAATGTCAGACCTTCCAGAGGACAGAATGGAAACAGCTCCTCCATTCACCTACTGCGGTATGGACTGTTTTGGACCATTTTACgtaaaggaaggaaggaaagagctAAAGCGTTATGGATTGTTACTTACCTGCATGTGTTCCAGAGCGGTTCACGTTGAGATGCTTGACGATATGACCACGGATGCCTTCATTAACGCATTGCGTTCATTCATCGCCATTCGTGGAAAGGTACGTCAGATAAGAAGTGATCAAGGAACAAACTTCGTCGGAGCAAGACGAGAGTTTGCTGAAGCATTGAAAGAAATGGATCAGGAAGAGCTCAAGCAGCTTGGATGTGAGTTCATCATGAACACCCCAGCTTCAAGTCATATGGGTGGCGTCTGGGAAAGACAAATTCGCACCATAAGAAGTGTCTTGACGTCCATTCTAGAACAGTCAGCTACGCAGCTTGACTGCTCCTCTCTAAGAACGTTCCTGTATGAAGTCATGGCAATAGTGAACAGTAGACCTCTGAGCACTGATTGTCTAAATGATTCATCCAGTCCAGAGCCCCTGACACCAAACCACATTTTGACCATGAAGTCCACGATACTCGCTCCACCTCCTGGGAAGTTCGTCAAGGAAGATCTATACCTACGCAAGAGATGGCGTCGAGTTCAATTCTTATCCAACCACTTTTGGACAAGATGGAAGAAGGAGTACCTCCTGAGCCTCCAACAGAGACAGAAGTGGACCAAAGATCGCAGGAATGCAAAGGTCGGCGATGTTGTACTCCTGCAAGATGATACTACACCACGTAACCAGTGGAGGATGGCAAAGGTTATCGAAGTGTACCCAGGAAAGGATGGGAAGGTGCGAAGACTCAAGTTGCTCATCAGCGACTCAACCCTTGATGAGAAAGGAAAGCGTATCTCCAAACCTGTCCACCTGGAAAGGCCCATCCATAAGACGGTGACGCTGATGGAAGCAGACTGAAGACTCCgacccctctctttcttttcctcccctctctctctctatctgtctcactACAGGTGCAGTCATGGTGATCGTTCTCTGGGGAAGCCAAGGACtgaagtttagttttttttgtttatcctTTCTACGCAGTATGTTGTCTCTCAATAGTTGAAGAAAATCATATACATGTGATATGTTTTGGTGGGAGTGTAACTGCCTCTGTGTCAGTCAGCGCGGTATTTCtgagttatttattttggtaggaaccaaagttctCTAAGGCGGAACCTTTGTTTTTGTATCGCCCGTTTCCGTCAGGACATACTTTAGCGTAACACTCATCAAAAAAGTCCGCTGATTTAGTACATGTTTTTCAGTGCTGATGCATCTGCAAAATAGCTCTTAGCATCAAGATAAACAATCCTACAGAGTAATGCCAAGCTACACAACTTTCCTCTTGCAATGCAGCTACTAAGGTATGTTTTGCTgacgttttttgtgtgtgttttctgttcttgtttgtattaaattgtttttatacagctAAGGGCTAACACCGTTAAGGGCTAACACATGTTGGGCTTAGTTAGATTggtctttgtgttttgttgtattaTATGTAACCAAAGTGTATTGTGTATACAGTAGCCTAATTGAAAGTGACGACATTACCAGGACAATGTTGGGATATTACTGTAtggcttgttattattttgactAGTGATTATTGTATTTGCGTATTATGTTTTTTGATTACAGTTTTCACGGTCTGGATGAACCAAATAAATCCTGCCagtaaacaaaaaggaaactcGTTGCTGTCGTTTGTACTGAGGGAATTATAATTGTGCTTATAAATTCTAATAATTTGAATGTAAATTCCATGTTTTTGCGACAGAATAACAGACAATATCCATGTTGCACACTTTAATTTAGTTTTTAaatattatgtattattttgAGTCTTTCCTTGAAGCGCTAAACCACTCACAGGGTGACGACTTGGATGATCAGGaaacagcaccagcaccaccacgagCTTcctgaggccccgtttacacgaggacgcttgcgggtgaaaacgacgaaatattttatcggaagtgccccctagctccgaactggcccggaaccggctcagattttgcggcggtgtgaaaggggcaTCAGAGAGGTGGGCGAAAGAGAGACCCCGGCTGGTGATTACCATGGTGGCACAACAAAATGCGGAAACTGGGATCTGCCAACAGTGTGGCAGCAGTCCAGCTGCTGTCCGTTGTCGTGACTGCCGACCACACCCACTCTTATGTGCTGAGTGTGATGTCAGTTTACACAGAAACCAGGTGTTCCACAACAGGGATGCAACAATAGCTGGATTCTTTCAGCCATTGCCTCCAACAACCTGTGTCGTAGAGAGGGTTCTTTCCCAGTGTGGTAAGCTGTAGTGTCCCATTTAGGGCTGCACAATTGTTGCAATCGTAATCGCAATATGATCCAACGCAACTGCCCAATCGTATAATCTGCAAATAATCATGCATAGGTACATTTCTGTCACTTGACTTTTATATTCACGTCATCCTCCTTGACTGTGCCACTTAATCGCAGTAATCGCTTTATCTGTCAGAAAAAACGCAATTATGTATTTTCCCCATATTGTGCAGCCCTAGTCCCATTCTCAGATTTGTTTATTTCAATAAATTCACAGTATAATAGGCTTCACAGGAATATTTTAAGTACTTTTTCTGAAACACACTTGATGAACTTTTATCTTAAAGCTTTTCAAAGTATTGATTTTTAAATGATTACAGAATACTTCCCAGTTAGTACATAGGATGATGCATGTCTTTAATCCCTGCATCTTTCAGTGTGTATTGTGCCGTTGGAGATGCCCGAGAAAATATGTACTTGTTCTCCGGGAACGTTGAGTGTCAACCCAGGAAAAGTTGTTGCTGTGGTTACAATAAATGGTAAGAATTAAATGAACTTGGGGGAACCCATGTTCATTTCTATTGACTTTGTAAATGTGTCCTGATTTATTTctattcaaatgtgtccaaTAGAGGTCTGCACTGGACCGATTTTTCAGTCCTGCGGCCCCCCCGTTCCCGCAATATTTTGTCCGGTTCCCGCAATAATGTGTCATTTTTAGTCCCGCTCCCGCCCGCATCTGTAACCGTGTATCCCGCTTCCGCCGGCGAAAGACCTCAGAAGGGATGTTCAGTTTTGGCTTCTGTCTCACAAAAGAGCCACTTGACAACTGAGAAAGACTGCCAGATGTCTGATTTTAAGTTTCTCGGTTCGGAATGTACTACAGGGGAGATGGTGATGTAGGCTACCTTTCTTTAGAAAGGCACTTCAATCTGAAGTAGCCCAGTGGTG of Gadus macrocephalus chromosome 11, ASM3116895v1 contains these proteins:
- the LOC132468208 gene encoding uncharacterized protein LOC132468208, with the protein product MELQELADFLRCCEAAMSQIRGLEILNDCNENQKILSKLPDWVTSRWNRKVIEAEEDTHMFPSFSQFVKFLTREAKIACSPITSLHALKPSERIPDKCVKSGGPGAKVLATTSDEKAVVTSCVFCEKAGHSLQRCYKFMQGTILERIKFVQENKLCFGCLKFGHRSRDCRERDSCDTCERRHPTCLHDDRTKEERMSTRSDRARYSDKDKEEYKERKNEQSQDQSERPSREATALRVIQNVGDTHTSTIIPVWVSSTSVPSREVLVYALLDTQSDTTFILDETAKALNARSEPVQLNLSTLASRNTIVSCRKLAGLQVRGFYSDKIITLPVTYSREFIPANRDHIPTPDTAKAWPHLEHIADEIAPQQSCDVGLLIGYNCAQALVPRQVVPGEEHQPFAQKTDLGWSVVGYGNPCLNYGDAIGISHQVMVKQVMPGLPSSSDLTKEVHYVCRTQIKEVLLPADVIKMLESDFVERESETSPISQEDLRFLSKMEKSIKLKSDGHYEMPLPFKKERPNLPDNKICAIHRLRCLERRLRRNDQYYKDYKTFMDETIRRGDAERVPEEDIHKAPAWYIPHHGVYHPQKPGKIRVVFDCSAKYQGTSLNDHLLTGPELTNTLVGVLYRFRRGPVAIMCDIERMFHQFHVKAEDQDYLRFLWWDNGDLESQPSIYRMKVHLFGAASSPGCANYGLKHVAAEGQGNFSDVTIKFIQRNFYVDDGLSSVASEDQAIQLVKEARELCSTGKLRLHKFISNSKKVLDAIPKEECAAAAKDKDMALGELHMERALGVQWCVDSDEFQFRVIVKENPLTRRGVLSTVASVYDPLGFVAPFILLGKQILQQMCRDKLSWDDTLPDDLRPLWESWLQDLRNLAEVKIPRCYVPSSFKVQHYELHHFADASESGYGECSYLRAVSTSSEVHCSFVMGKSRVAPTKVTTIPRLELSAAVVAVRTSDMLKKELEIE